The following proteins are encoded in a genomic region of Channa argus isolate prfri chromosome 3, Channa argus male v1.0, whole genome shotgun sequence:
- the map1lc3c gene encoding microtubule-associated proteins 1A/1B light chain 3C, producing MLNQLCVLPHNMPSFDKTQHKPFKQRKSFATRKQEVAGIRSKFPNKIPVIIERYEREKYLPPLDKTKFLVPHELTVTQFVTIIRNRMALLPTQAFYLLVDRSGLASMSLTMAQVYKDHQDEDGFLYMTYASQEMFGH from the exons ATGTTGAACCAGCTCTGCGTCCTCCCTCACAACATGCCTTCGTTTGACAAGACGCAGCACAAACCCTTCAAACAGAGGAAGAGCTTCG CTACAAGGAAACAAGAGGTGGCAGGGATCAGGTCCAAGTTCCCCAACAAAATCCCG GTGATCATTGAGCGCTACGAGCGGGAGAAATACCTGCCTCCGCTGGACAAAACCAAGTTCCTGGTGCCGCACGAACTCACCGTGACCCAGTTTGTCACCATCATCAG GAACAGGATGGCCCTGCTGCCCACTCAGGCCTTCTACCTCCTAGTGGACAGGAGCGGCCTGGCCAGCATGTCTCTCACCATGGCTCAGGTCTACAAAGACCACCAGGACGAGGACGGCTTCCTTTACATGACGTATGCCTCTCAGGAGATGTTTGGACACTGA